A window from Streptomyces sp. NBC_00271 encodes these proteins:
- a CDS encoding VOC family protein, which yields MYMKLEVTVLAVSDVDRAKAFYEQVGFRLDIDMAASENWRAVHFTPPGSECSIMFGTGITSAAPGSAQGLYLAVSDIEEARAELVGRGIEVGEVFHDAAGLLYHGHEAGEVTHRVEGQGRLAGLHPGRASYGSFATFSDPDGNGWVLQEITQRFPGR from the coding sequence ATGTACATGAAGCTCGAAGTCACCGTGCTGGCTGTTTCCGATGTCGATCGGGCCAAGGCCTTCTACGAGCAGGTGGGATTCCGTCTGGACATCGACATGGCCGCCAGCGAGAACTGGCGCGCGGTGCACTTCACGCCGCCCGGTTCCGAGTGCTCGATCATGTTCGGCACGGGGATCACCTCCGCCGCGCCCGGCTCGGCCCAGGGCCTGTACCTCGCCGTCTCCGACATCGAGGAGGCCCGCGCGGAACTCGTCGGTCGCGGCATCGAGGTGGGCGAAGTCTTCCACGACGCCGCAGGACTGCTCTACCACGGCCATGAGGCCGGAGAGGTCACCCACCGGGTCGAGGGACAGGGGCGGCTTGCCGGCCTGCACCCCGGCCGCGCTTCCTACGGCTCCTTCGCCACCTTCAGCGACCCGGACGGCAACGGCTGGGTGCTCCAGGAGATCACGCAGCGGTTCCCCGGCCGCTGA
- the tatC gene encoding twin-arginine translocase subunit TatC has protein sequence MPLREHLRELRNRLLKAVGAILLITVVAALFYKQLIGFLIDPLPGCAPGQPAGTDDAGRCGVISLNGLLSPFTLALKVSITAGVVAASPLWLYQLWAFVAPGLHRNEKKYTLTFLGAGIPLFLTGAAVAYWTLPTTARVLISFTPDNATNLLPVDDFLNLATRMVLVFGLSFELPVLLVLLNLGGVISARRMADWWRGMFMAIAAFAALATPSTDPLSMLLLATPISLLYLAACAISWHNDRRRQRTGTTRPGGSPDTEASPIDLTPAPLDISVSRP, from the coding sequence ATGCCCCTGCGGGAGCACCTGCGCGAGCTGCGCAACCGCCTACTCAAGGCCGTCGGAGCGATCCTGCTCATCACCGTCGTTGCGGCCCTGTTCTACAAGCAGCTGATCGGATTCCTCATCGATCCCCTGCCCGGCTGCGCTCCGGGCCAACCGGCCGGCACGGACGACGCGGGCCGCTGCGGCGTGATCTCCCTCAACGGCCTTCTGTCACCCTTCACCCTCGCGCTGAAGGTGTCCATCACCGCGGGGGTCGTCGCCGCGAGCCCGCTGTGGCTGTATCAGCTGTGGGCCTTCGTCGCACCAGGACTGCACCGCAACGAGAAGAAATACACCCTGACCTTCCTCGGGGCCGGCATCCCCCTGTTCCTGACCGGTGCCGCCGTGGCGTACTGGACCCTGCCCACCACGGCACGGGTACTTATCTCCTTCACCCCGGACAACGCCACCAACCTCCTGCCCGTCGACGACTTCCTCAACCTCGCCACCCGCATGGTCCTCGTCTTCGGACTCTCCTTCGAACTCCCCGTCCTTCTCGTGCTGCTGAACCTCGGCGGCGTGATCAGCGCACGCCGGATGGCCGACTGGTGGCGCGGCATGTTCATGGCCATCGCCGCCTTCGCGGCGCTCGCCACCCCCAGCACCGACCCGCTCAGCATGCTGCTGCTCGCCACCCCCATCAGCCTGCTGTACCTGGCGGCGTGCGCCATCTCCTGGCACAACGATCGCCGCCGGCAGCGCACCGGCACCACCCGGCCAGGCGGAAGCCCGGACACCGAGGCATCCCCCATCGACCTCACCCCGGCCCCCCTCGACATCTCCGTCAGCCGACCCTGA
- a CDS encoding alpha/beta fold hydrolase yields MTMSPMEPPTQEGPGSKPVSHRARRGLSRRGFVGGAAASAAAAAGISLVGGLTTVAAASPAVRRPRGLGSVSTAPGLPAGFTKTFTSRFIQAGGLRQHAVIGGDGPPLLLVHGWPQNWYAWRMVMPELARHYTVIAVDQRGIGLTEKPKSGYDTATLANDLVALMNALGHQRFAVAGHDTGLIVSYALAADHPQRVARVALLEVPGPPTLKASPPLFIDEDHNNRLWHIPFNRVNHKLTEKLVSGREEIFFGYEFDIQGGQKLPNYAREYYFRLLSDPETLRGSFGLYRAWDTTTAQNATRAENKLTMPVLAIGGSESWGDLVGKAMIPLANDVQGVVIPGAGHWVAEQAPRQLLSELTRFLAPYRRAAGPSR; encoded by the coding sequence ATGACCATGTCTCCCATGGAGCCGCCCACGCAGGAAGGCCCCGGATCAAAGCCGGTGTCACACCGTGCCCGGCGCGGGCTGTCCCGACGCGGCTTCGTCGGCGGCGCGGCTGCTTCTGCTGCTGCCGCAGCCGGTATCTCGCTGGTAGGCGGATTGACCACCGTCGCCGCTGCCTCCCCCGCCGTGCGCAGGCCGAGGGGTTTGGGTTCGGTCTCCACGGCTCCGGGGCTTCCGGCCGGGTTCACCAAGACGTTCACCAGCCGGTTCATCCAGGCCGGCGGACTGCGCCAGCACGCGGTCATCGGAGGCGACGGGCCGCCGCTGCTGCTGGTACACGGCTGGCCGCAGAACTGGTACGCCTGGCGCATGGTGATGCCGGAGCTCGCCCGGCACTACACGGTCATCGCCGTCGACCAGCGCGGCATCGGTCTGACCGAGAAGCCCAAGAGCGGGTACGACACCGCTACCCTCGCCAACGACCTGGTCGCCCTTATGAACGCCCTCGGTCACCAACGGTTCGCCGTGGCCGGCCATGACACCGGCCTGATCGTCAGCTACGCGCTGGCGGCGGACCATCCACAGCGTGTCGCCCGCGTGGCCCTCCTGGAGGTTCCCGGACCCCCGACGCTGAAGGCCTCGCCGCCCCTGTTCATCGATGAGGACCACAACAACAGGCTCTGGCACATCCCCTTCAACCGGGTCAACCACAAGCTGACCGAGAAGCTGGTCAGCGGCCGGGAGGAGATCTTCTTCGGCTACGAGTTCGACATCCAGGGCGGGCAGAAGCTGCCCAACTACGCGCGCGAGTACTACTTCCGTCTCCTCTCCGACCCCGAGACCCTGCGCGGCAGCTTCGGTCTCTACCGCGCATGGGACACCACCACCGCGCAGAACGCGACGCGCGCCGAGAACAAGCTGACGATGCCCGTCCTGGCGATCGGCGGATCGGAAAGCTGGGGTGACCTGGTCGGAAAGGCGATGATTCCCCTCGCGAACGACGTACAAGGTGTGGTCATCCCCGGTGCCGGCCACTGGGTCGCTGAGCAGGCCCCCAGGCAGCTGCTGTCGGAACTGACGCGCTTCCTGGCCCCGTACCGCCGCGCCGCCGGCCCGTCCCGCTAG
- a CDS encoding allene oxide cyclase barrel-like domain-containing protein, with product MKINKLRYLSAAAGIATVVAGGVAIAPLASAGTSTSASAHVVDQRAKTFELVGKQTSLEDLDLGRAGISPGDQRVIHEDLYRDGEKVGDHSVVCTYTHVDPAALQCLGTFSLPEGQFAAQALLHLPAPSYVDVGITGGSGDYRNARGFVRTVPAGDTERHFTVHLKR from the coding sequence TTGAAGATCAACAAGCTGCGTTACCTGAGTGCAGCCGCCGGCATCGCCACTGTCGTCGCCGGTGGCGTCGCCATCGCCCCGCTGGCGTCGGCCGGCACGTCAACTTCTGCCAGTGCGCACGTCGTTGACCAGCGCGCGAAAACTTTCGAGCTGGTCGGCAAACAGACCTCGCTCGAAGACCTCGATCTGGGCCGGGCAGGAATCAGCCCGGGTGACCAGCGCGTCATCCACGAAGACCTCTACCGCGACGGCGAGAAGGTCGGCGATCACAGCGTCGTCTGTACCTACACCCACGTCGATCCGGCCGCGCTCCAGTGCCTGGGCACCTTCTCTCTGCCTGAGGGACAGTTCGCCGCGCAGGCGCTGCTCCACCTGCCCGCCCCGTCCTACGTCGACGTCGGCATCACCGGCGGATCAGGCGACTACCGCAACGCCCGAGGCTTTGTTCGCACCGTTCCTGCCGGTGACACCGAGAGGCACTTCACCGTCCACCTGAAGCGCTGA
- a CDS encoding MarR family winged helix-turn-helix transcriptional regulator encodes MTTAPTDPADSCNNLALRKAARYLGATYDKALAPVGLRATQLSILQKLSGHGEMTITSLADVIAMDRTTMASNLKPLAREGLVTVESSAADRRARIAAITPDGLTRLKAALPLWNAVQAQFEENFGADEAAHLRAYLDAVLHTGFEPWAE; translated from the coding sequence ATGACCACTGCGCCGACGGATCCCGCCGACTCGTGCAACAACCTGGCCCTGCGCAAGGCGGCCCGGTACCTCGGTGCGACCTACGACAAGGCCCTGGCCCCCGTCGGTCTTCGTGCGACGCAGCTCAGCATCCTGCAGAAGCTGAGTGGGCACGGAGAAATGACGATCACCAGCCTTGCCGACGTGATCGCCATGGACCGCACGACGATGGCCTCAAACCTCAAGCCGCTTGCCCGCGAGGGTCTGGTAACCGTCGAGTCATCGGCAGCCGACCGCCGCGCACGGATCGCCGCCATCACGCCGGACGGCCTCACCCGACTGAAGGCGGCGCTACCACTGTGGAATGCCGTGCAGGCCCAGTTCGAGGAGAACTTCGGCGCCGACGAGGCAGCCCATCTGCGCGCGTACCTCGACGCCGTCCTTCACACCGGATTCGAGCCCTGGGCCGAGTAG
- a CDS encoding Sec-independent protein translocase subunit TatB — protein MFSDIGPLEVVTLIVLAVILVGPDKLPKMVSDTMRTLRKLREFSQSAQASIRDELPTELKDLNLEDLNPKTFVAKNLLGDQSLGLGDLTADLGLGDEPLDSAGTNTSKGLGKTTAPDPLPAATGHGPREATGTGRYSLDKNGP, from the coding sequence ATGTTTTCCGACATCGGCCCACTCGAAGTTGTGACGCTGATCGTGCTGGCCGTCATTCTTGTCGGGCCCGACAAGCTCCCCAAGATGGTGTCCGACACCATGCGGACCCTGCGCAAGCTCCGCGAGTTCTCGCAGAGCGCTCAGGCGAGCATTCGAGACGAACTCCCCACCGAGCTCAAGGACCTGAATCTCGAGGACCTCAACCCGAAGACCTTCGTGGCCAAGAACCTCTTGGGTGACCAGAGCCTGGGCCTGGGCGACCTGACCGCCGACCTCGGCCTAGGGGACGAACCGCTTGACAGCGCCGGAACCAACACCTCAAAGGGCCTCGGCAAGACCACCGCACCCGACCCGCTTCCCGCGGCCACCGGCCACGGGCCTCGGGAAGCCACCGGCACGGGGCGCTACAGCCTCGACAAGAACGGCCCGTAA
- the tatA gene encoding Sec-independent protein translocase subunit TatA — protein MFGRLGAPEIILILLVVVLLFGAKRLPEMARSFGQSLRILKSETKAMQKDDADEPPTVHATAAHQLAAESRHTAPEATEADTSPRR, from the coding sequence ATGTTCGGCAGGCTCGGAGCACCCGAGATCATCCTCATCCTCCTCGTCGTCGTGCTCCTGTTCGGCGCCAAGCGGCTCCCCGAAATGGCCCGCTCCTTCGGGCAGTCGCTGCGGATCCTCAAGAGCGAGACCAAGGCCATGCAGAAGGACGACGCGGACGAACCCCCGACCGTTCACGCCACCGCAGCCCACCAGCTCGCGGCCGAGAGCCGGCACACGGCCCCGGAGGCGACCGAGGCAGACACCTCCCCCCGGCGCTGA
- a CDS encoding nitrilase-related carbon-nitrogen hydrolase, with protein sequence MTVVKAAAVQISPVLYSRAGTVEKVVKKIRDLGEQGVQFAVFPETIVPYYPYFSFVQPPYTMAEGHLRLLDQAVTVPSAETEAIAEAVREAHMVVSIGVNERDGGTIYNTQLLFDADGTLIQRRRKITPTYHERMIWGQGDGSGLRAVDSAVGRIGQLACWEHYLPLARYALIADGEQIHAAMYPGSFGGQQFADQIEVNIRQHALESACFVVNATAWLEADQQAQIAKDTGGPVGAISGGFFTAIIDPEGRIIGEPLTSGEGEVIADLDFAQIDLRKRLMDARGHYSRPELVSLQIERTPAPHVRERSTLLPVQTGRAAEEGRPVEAQ encoded by the coding sequence ATGACTGTCGTAAAAGCCGCTGCAGTCCAGATCAGTCCCGTGCTTTACAGCCGCGCGGGCACCGTAGAGAAGGTCGTGAAAAAGATCCGCGACCTGGGTGAGCAGGGTGTCCAGTTCGCGGTCTTCCCTGAGACCATCGTTCCCTACTACCCCTACTTCTCCTTCGTGCAGCCGCCCTACACCATGGCCGAGGGGCACCTGCGCCTGCTCGATCAGGCGGTGACCGTACCGTCCGCCGAGACCGAGGCGATCGCCGAAGCCGTCCGGGAAGCCCACATGGTCGTCTCGATCGGCGTCAACGAGCGTGACGGCGGCACCATCTACAACACGCAGCTGCTGTTCGACGCGGACGGCACACTGATCCAGCGCCGCCGCAAGATCACGCCGACCTATCACGAGCGGATGATCTGGGGCCAGGGCGACGGTTCGGGCCTGCGCGCGGTAGATAGCGCCGTCGGCCGCATCGGACAGCTCGCATGCTGGGAGCACTACCTGCCGCTAGCACGCTATGCCTTGATCGCCGACGGCGAGCAGATCCACGCCGCGATGTACCCCGGTTCCTTCGGCGGCCAGCAGTTCGCCGACCAGATCGAGGTCAACATCCGCCAGCATGCGCTGGAATCGGCCTGCTTCGTGGTCAACGCCACCGCCTGGCTCGAGGCCGACCAGCAGGCGCAGATCGCCAAGGACACCGGCGGCCCCGTTGGCGCGATCTCCGGTGGCTTCTTCACCGCCATTATCGATCCCGAGGGCCGCATCATCGGCGAGCCGCTCACATCCGGCGAAGGCGAAGTGATCGCCGACCTGGACTTCGCGCAGATCGACCTGCGCAAGCGCCTGATGGATGCGCGCGGCCACTACAGCCGCCCGGAACTGGTCAGCCTGCAGATCGAACGAACGCCGGCGCCCCACGTCCGTGAGCGCAGCACTCTCCTGCCGGTCCAGACTGGCCGGGCGGCTGAAGAAGGCCGCCCCGTCGAAGCCCAGTGA